GTCAAGTCTGGCTTGGTCTGTGCTTCTTCCTCTTTTACTAATTTACTTGGTTTCTTGTTAATTGTAGGGTTCTGTGTGTTTTGGGTAGGGTCTCTGGTTGTGGCTAACTTTAAGTCATTGTTTCTTTGGAGGAAGAGCCTGCTTGGCTATACCACTGTATTTGTTAATGAAAATTATCTGTGCAGATGGTTTATTGATGTTACAATTAGAACTTGGAGGAAGATTATTCGTTATTACTTGTTAAAAACTCTTTTTGTTCGACAGTTTAAAAATTACCTTCTGAACTGATGATTGATTTGTGTTGGGTTTCTGTTACTACTGGAtgttttaataactttaatGATTCACTGAACGAAATTAAGAAGGAATTTGAAATGATTATTGTATGAGCCATATTTCGGGCACGAGTGCAACAGTATTGATGTCAAGCCATTTGTTGGTTGAGATGTATGTTGACaggtttatttgtttatttttagtgAATCATGTACTCGGCTCATGTATGTGGTTTCTACCGTTAACTGTTCTTTATGAGGATTCGcgagtttttgttttttaatcgCTGTTGTGATTGCTGGCTTGTACTTTTTGGGCAAATGAGCAAATTTTTGTGAAGTGCTTTTGTTATGAGAGCTTACGTGTTCATTTATTGACTTTCTTGCAGAAATCAATGTGCAAGGAACCTGAGGAGTCAAAGGTTTGTGCGTtgtatgttttgatttttttgtttatatgaaTATGTCTGGACAAATATTTTGTACTTTTGCGTAAGTTAACAAGAAATTGTATGAGACTGGTCGTTTAAAGGTTGTAATCTAACTTTCAATGGATCACTGTGCATATATATTGTTGAATACGATCAAACACCAGTCCATGGATCCTTAGGTTGCGCCTCTGGGCTGGAAGTTCCactatattgattttttttagctGGATGTGAAAAAATATTTCTGAGTTAGTTGGCATAGACATTGTTTTTATATTCCAATTTCAAAGTAacattaatgtttaatttagaCATTAGGGCAATCAGTTAGGAGAAGATTGGATATATGATACtaaagaaatatgggctaagtcACTTAAGCATGACACTGACATCTATGCTATGGATGTGTTCAAATTCCCGAGTTCTGATTCTTGTCTGCTCTGGACTTGTGGTCTTGATTTGAATCATAAACTATGgttaacattttcattcatctTTCATAGGAAGTGCCACCATTGGATGTACCCGAACTTCTTGCCTACTTTGTAAAACAGTCTGGGCCATTTTTGGACCATCTTGGAGTGAAAAGAGGTACATAGTTATGCCCAATTATTGGGATTTCCACTTTATACATCTTATCTGGAAGTTTATGTTCTGTTTTTTCTTCACCAGTAAACTTTGGTATAAACATTTTCGCTTGCAATGTAAATTGGCTTTTTTGTTTCTACTTTCTTGTGTTTATAAATCATCTAGTTGGTTTCTCCTTTCCTGAAATCTTAGACAATGAATGGTTGGTATAAGCATTCTGTTCCATGTATCTGGTAAAGTAGGTAAATGAAACAAACCGATGTAATGCTTTCCAGCTACAATAATTCCCCATGTCCTTTTTCTACTTTTTGGAATTTACCTTGCTATGCTATTCTACTGCATTATTCTTGTTGTGATTGGTAAGCAGGTGTCGACTTCTGATGTATTTGTTAGCTGTCTCATCCCTTTGTTATTTAACAGTGTGATTAACTCGTCATATATTTCATGCAACTATGTGGGCGTCATGCAGATAATTATTAGATGAAGATTAttgttcaaaacatgaaaaattgtTTCCCAAACCATCAAATAATTTCttgttgaaaataataaaattgtaatcaCTCTGATTGTCAATTGCTTAGTTGTCAACTTTATCATTcactgaaaataataaaattcaagatGCAACAAATTTGTGATCAAGatttaagatattttcatttgttattgtattttacactaatttttaatataattgaaggGAGTTGAAACATTCACTAATGAGATTTTTATTAGCATGATTGACATGAGGTATACTTCTAATCCaattttagattttcaaaataCTCATTCTAGttattcactttttaatttatcaaaaacaCATCAATTGATAGGAAATATAGTGAGTGTTGAATAAAATCAGCTGTTATTCATTTGGTCCATTACGTCTTTTGTTGGACTAGTTGGTTAATTAAGTGGAAGAGATTAGTTATACATGTTAAAGAGATGATTTGATTACATTAAATAGGGAAATAGGTATGATTTGATTACATCAAGTAGGaaaatctcataaaaaatttctcattattaattattgattttgttcctTATTATTGTAGTTTATGGGTTTACGGTGCACTTTATCTGCCATTCATTGTTGATGACTTTTTAAATGTGGTTTCATCGCAGACGTATGTGACAAGATAGTTGAAAGTTTGTATAGCAAACGCAGAAACCATCTTCTATTGCAATCCCTGTCTGGGGAAGAGTCTTCTATTGTTGGGAATGGAAACATAAATGATGAATTGGACTTACGAATAGCAAGCGTCCTTCAGAGCACAGGACACCGTCACGAAGGTGGATTCTGGACAGACCATGCTAAGCATGATCCGTCTGATAGTGAAAGACATGTTGCAATAGTCACAACTGCTAGTCTTCCTTGGATGACAGGAACAGCTGTAAACCCCCTATTTCGAGCTGCATATTTATCACAATCTGCAAAGCAGAAAGTCACTCTGTTGGTTCCATGGCTTTCTAAATCAGATCAAGAGCTTGTTTATCCCAGCAGTCTTACTTTTACTTCACCAGAAGAACAGGAAGTTTACATACGTAGCTGGCTTGAAGAAAGGATTGGTTTTAAGGCAGacttcaaaatttctttttatcctGGGAAGGTAAGTTTTCGGGAGAATTCTTCCTTTATGTTTCATATCACTTATGtcaatttttacatttcttcatTCTCACGTGTAGTTTTCAAAGGAAAGACGGAGTATAATACCTGCTGGAGATACTTCTCAATTTATACCATCCAAGGATGCTGACATTGCTATCCTGGAAGAGCCGGAACATTTAAATTGGTATCATCATGGCAAACGTTGGACTGACAAATTCAACCATGTTGTTGGTATTGTTCACACAAATTACTTGGAATATATCAAGAGGGAGAAAAATGGAGCGCTCCAGGCATTCTTTGTGAAACACATAAACAACTGGGTTACAAGAGCATACTGCCACAAGGTATGTAATTTATCATTCTAGTATTTTTCTTGGGctttccttctctctaaaagtAGAAACTCCTTTATTCtggaaaagttaattttttaaagctttttataaaattgtgtttgaccttttttaaagctttttataaaattgtgtttgaCCTGACTTTTCCTTTAAGgagaagagaaattaaaaaagtctAGGCCAGCACTACCTAACTGAGGAGATTATTAGATGGTTTTGgtgtttttgttgataaaagGATTTCTAACCATAAAAGAATTAATCAAGAGAAAAGGTgctaaatattttgtttatatactCAGGTTCTTCGTCTTTCAGCTGCTACTCAGAATTTACCCAAGTCTGTAATTTGCAATGTTCATGGTGTGAATCCAAAGTTCTTGGAAATTGGAGAAAAAATTGCTGCAGAGAGGGAGCTTGGGCAGAAATCCTTTACAAAAGGGGCGTATTTCTTGGGAAAGATGGTGTGGGCAAAGGGATATAAGGAGTTGATAGATTTATTAGCAAAGCATAAGGCTGACCTTGATGGCTTCAAGTTGGATGTGTTTGGAAATGGAGAGGATGCTAATGAAGTTCAGAGTGCAGCTAGGAAGTTAGATTTGAATCTCAGCTTTCAAAAAGGAAGAGATCATGCAGACGATTCTCTTCACGGGTAGGAACCGTCTGAAAACTGAGCTCCAAAGTTTATAGTGAAATATATTCACAACAAAAATCCCCAATTTGTCGTGAAATACACCTAAATGAAAtggtgaaaataaattttgaagttACGCATGTATTACAACGTGAAACTGTGCAATGTTTTACTCCCTTACCTTCTTAAGGTGAATTGAATCAATTGATTGTGTTCAGAAAATGCAATATCCAAAGCTGTCTTTTATACATGCATGCTGCACATTCACCTACATGTGATTCTATCTCATGCTTTACATACCCTGACAATCTGACacttgttttttataaaatttgttccTGTTTTGACACAATTTATCCTTCTTGTAGGTACAAAGTTTTTATAAATCCTAGCATTAGCGATGTGCTATGCACTGCTACAGCTGAGGCACTTGCCATGGGAAAATTTGTAGTTTGTGCAGATCATCCGTCAAACGAGTTCTTCAGGTCATTTCCCAACTGTTTGACGTACAGGACGTCCGAAGACTTTGtggcaaaagtaaaagaagcaTTAGAAAACGAGCCGTATCCTCTAACACCTGAGCAAAGATATCAACTTTCTTGGGAGGCCGCTACTCAAAGATTTATGGAATATTCTGAGCTTGATAGCATCCTGAATAAGGAAAATAATGGTGAAAAATCAAGCCTAGATAAAGGAAAGCTCGTTCCCAAGTCAGTTTCAATGCCTAATCTGACGGAAATAGTAGATGGAGGCTTAGCATTTGCTCACTATTGTCTCACCGGGAATGAATTCCTGAGATTATGCACAGGAGCAATACCTGGGACACGTGACTACGATAAACAGCACTGTAAAGACCTTCATCTTTTGCCGCCGCAGGTAGAAAATCCCATCTATGGCTGGTGAATGGATTGACTAGTTTTTGAACAGGTGGCGAAGGGAAACTTGTCATACCAGATCATAACGAGCAGTACTGTGAAAACTATCGTCTCATGCTTGTAGGTAGAAAAACTTATGGATGGCTGGGGATCGTTTAGTGGTTTGAATTTTAGTTTCTGCTGAGTTACTGTGATTTGTCTTAGGTACTAGCATTCTAGGTtttcaattctttaaattttgtagttctttttgttttttgtaagTGATGTAGTTTAATAATTTACCAAAACACTAATAGAAAGCTAATGTAAAGTTGCACGACAAAAAGTAGAACGTTCTCCCACGTAACTAGTGGAGAATAAGCTGTAATAAATTTGCATCGGTTTACGTGGAATAAATTGTTCAGTTGTGGTAACT
The sequence above is drawn from the Vigna radiata var. radiata cultivar VC1973A chromosome 3, Vradiata_ver6, whole genome shotgun sequence genome and encodes:
- the LOC106757670 gene encoding digalactosyldiacylglycerol synthase 1, chloroplastic codes for the protein MATHPQTPTSSNAFSFLSKGWREVRDSADADIQLMRDRANSFKDLATSFDRELENFFNSATPPFSVPAMRSPPPREIEFVKSLRPKLSEIRRAYSSPDFSKRVLEKWSPRSRIRIDLSAIKKAIVSAEEDGIVDFEKRGRRLSFWEEWKNEGEGESKDWEPIRALKIRLKEFEKRGSSFEAFKNSEFLEKVKSGLKSMCKEPEESKEVPPLDVPELLAYFVKQSGPFLDHLGVKRDVCDKIVESLYSKRRNHLLLQSLSGEESSIVGNGNINDELDLRIASVLQSTGHRHEGGFWTDHAKHDPSDSERHVAIVTTASLPWMTGTAVNPLFRAAYLSQSAKQKVTLLVPWLSKSDQELVYPSSLTFTSPEEQEVYIRSWLEERIGFKADFKISFYPGKFSKERRSIIPAGDTSQFIPSKDADIAILEEPEHLNWYHHGKRWTDKFNHVVGIVHTNYLEYIKREKNGALQAFFVKHINNWVTRAYCHKVLRLSAATQNLPKSVICNVHGVNPKFLEIGEKIAAERELGQKSFTKGAYFLGKMVWAKGYKELIDLLAKHKADLDGFKLDVFGNGEDANEVQSAARKLDLNLSFQKGRDHADDSLHGYKVFINPSISDVLCTATAEALAMGKFVVCADHPSNEFFRSFPNCLTYRTSEDFVAKVKEALENEPYPLTPEQRYQLSWEAATQRFMEYSELDSILNKENNGEKSSLDKGKLVPKSVSMPNLTEIVDGGLAFAHYCLTGNEFLRLCTGAIPGTRDYDKQHCKDLHLLPPQVENPIYGW